CGCCGATGCCGCAGGCCGCTTCAACCGCGGGCTCGGCGTCGCTGCGATCACCTACGGCGCGGGCGCTTTCAACATGGTCAACGCGACCGCGGCGGCATTCGCGGAAAAATCGCCGCTGGTTGTGATTTCCGGCGGTCCCGGCGCCGGCGAGCGGCAACGCGGTCTGTTGCTCCACCATCAGGCCAAGACCATCGAATCTCAGTACCGGGTGTTCCAGGAAGTGACCTGCGATCAGGCTTTGCTCGACAATGCCCACGAGGCTCCGGCGATCATCGCGCGCGTCCTGGCCAGTTGCCGCGCGCATACCGAGCCGGTCTATCTCGAAATTCCGCGCGATATGGTCAACGCCGAATGCGCGCCGGTTGCCGATCCCGTGCCCGAACCGGCCGACCCCGACGCGCTGGCAGCCTGCGCCGATGAGATCCTCGAGCGGATCGCCGCCGCCGAGGCGCCGGTGTTGATGGTCGGCGTCGAGATCCGCCGCCATGGCATCGAAAGAGAGGTTGCCGAACTGGCCCGCAAACTGGGCCTGCCGGTGGTGACCAGTTTCATGGGCCGCGGATTGCTGGTCAATTTCGACGTCCCCGTGGTCGGCACCTATCTCGGCGTCGCCGGTGATCCCGAGATCACGTCGCTGGTCGAGGACTCCGACGGATTGCTACTACTCGGCGTCATCCTTTCGGACACCAACCTCGGTGTCTCCCGGCAGCAGATCGACCTGCGCCGGACGATTCAAGCCCTCGACCGCCAGGTCTCGCTCGGTTTCCACACCTATTCCGATATTCCTCTCGACGCCTTGGTCGACGCCCTCCTCGACCGCGCCGGTACGTCCCGAGCGCGGCCGCTGCCCGACATTCAAGCCGCCTATCCGCGCGGCCTCGCCGCCGATGAAACGCCGATTTCACCGACCGACATCGCCTGTGCGGTCAACGACATGATGGACCGTCACGGAGCGATGCCGATCGCGGCCGACATGGGCGATTGCTTGTTTACGGCCATGGACATCGCCCACACACGGCTGACGGCGCCGGGCTACTATGCCGGCATGGGCTACGGTGTTCCCGCCGGCCTCGGCATCCAGGCGACCACGGGCGAG
This window of the Alphaproteobacteria bacterium genome carries:
- the ipdC gene encoding indolepyruvate/phenylpyruvate decarboxylase, encoding MNLAESLLHALKVRGAREIFGIPGDFALPFFKVVEDSGILPCYTLSHEPGVGFAADAAGRFNRGLGVAAITYGAGAFNMVNATAAAFAEKSPLVVISGGPGAGERQRGLLLHHQAKTIESQYRVFQEVTCDQALLDNAHEAPAIIARVLASCRAHTEPVYLEIPRDMVNAECAPVADPVPEPADPDALAACADEILERIAAAEAPVLMVGVEIRRHGIEREVAELARKLGLPVVTSFMGRGLLVNFDVPVVGTYLGVAGDPEITSLVEDSDGLLLLGVILSDTNLGVSRQQIDLRRTIQALDRQVSLGFHTYSDIPLDALVDALLDRAGTSRARPLPDIQAAYPRGLAADETPISPTDIACAVNDMMDRHGAMPIAADMGDCLFTAMDIAHTRLTAPGYYAGMGYGVPAGLGIQATTGERPLILVGDGAFQMTGWELGNCRRYGWNPIVIVFNNASWEMLRVFQPESTFNDLDDWRFAELAPLLGGHGERVRTRRELAAALDRAAHATDGFYLIEAMLQRGEMSNTLSRFVAGIKRLHGKS